A genomic stretch from Tamandua tetradactyla isolate mTamTet1 chromosome 15, mTamTet1.pri, whole genome shotgun sequence includes:
- the CLDN18 gene encoding claudin-18 isoform X1, whose protein sequence is MSVTILQLVSFLLSMLGLAGCMAATGMDMWSTQDLYDNPVTSVFQYEGLWRSCVRQSSGFTECRPYFTILGLPAMLQAVRALMIVGIVVGVIGLLVSIFALKCIRIGSMEDSAKANMTLTSGIMFIISGLCAIAGVSVFANMLVTNFWMSTAGMYTAMGGMVQTVQTRYTFGSALFVGWVAGGLALIGGVMMCIACRGLVPEESNYKTVSYHASGHNMAYKPGGFKASTGIGANPKNKIFNGAARPEDEMQSHPSKYDYV, encoded by the exons ATGTCGGTCACCATCTTACAACTGGTGAGTTTCCTCCTGTCCATGCTGGGGCTGGCGGGCTGCATGGCGGCCACGGGGATGGACATGTGGAGCACCCAGGACCTGTATGACAACCCCGTCACCTCCGTGTTCCAGTACGAAGGCCTCTGGAGGAGCTGCGTGAGGCAGAGCTCGGGCTTCACCGAGTGCCGGCCGTACTTCACCATCCTGGGCCTTCCAG CCATGCTGCAGGCGGTACGAGCCCTGATGATAGTGGGCATCGTCGTGGGTGTCATCGGCCTCCTGGTGTCCATTTTTGCCCTCAAGTGTATCCGCATTGGCAGCATGGAGGACTCCGCCAAAGCCAACATGACGCTGACCTCCGGAATCATGTTCATCATCTCAG GTCTTTGTGCAATTGCTGGAGTGTCTGTGTTTGCCAACATGCTGGTTACTAACTTCTGGATGTCCACAGCGGGCATGTACACTGCCATGGGTGGAATGGTGCAGACTGTGCAGACCAG GTACACCTTCGGTTCGGCGCTGTTCGTGGGCTGGGTGGCTGGAGGCCTCGCTCTGATCGGGGGCGTGATGATGTGCATTGCCTGCCGAGGCCTGGTGCCAGAAGAAAGCAA ctACAAAACCGTGTCCTATCATGCTTCAGGCCACAATATGGCCTACAAGCCCGGAGGATTCAAGGCCAGCACTGGCATTGGAGCCAATCCCAAAAACAAGATATTCAATGGGGCCGCCCGCCCAGAGGATGAGATGCAGTCTCACCCTTCCAAGTACGACTACGTGTAG
- the CLDN18 gene encoding claudin-18 isoform X3: MSVTILQLYEGLWRSCVRQSSGFTECRPYFTILGLPAMLQAVRALMIVGIVVGVIGLLVSIFALKCIRIGSMEDSAKANMTLTSGIMFIISGLCAIAGVSVFANMLVTNFWMSTAGMYTAMGGMVQTVQTRYTFGSALFVGWVAGGLALIGGVMMCIACRGLVPEESNYKTVSYHASGHNMAYKPGGFKASTGIGANPKNKIFNGAARPEDEMQSHPSKYDYV, from the exons ATGTCGGTCACCATCTTACAACTG TACGAAGGCCTCTGGAGGAGCTGCGTGAGGCAGAGCTCGGGCTTCACCGAGTGCCGGCCGTACTTCACCATCCTGGGCCTTCCAG CCATGCTGCAGGCGGTACGAGCCCTGATGATAGTGGGCATCGTCGTGGGTGTCATCGGCCTCCTGGTGTCCATTTTTGCCCTCAAGTGTATCCGCATTGGCAGCATGGAGGACTCCGCCAAAGCCAACATGACGCTGACCTCCGGAATCATGTTCATCATCTCAG GTCTTTGTGCAATTGCTGGAGTGTCTGTGTTTGCCAACATGCTGGTTACTAACTTCTGGATGTCCACAGCGGGCATGTACACTGCCATGGGTGGAATGGTGCAGACTGTGCAGACCAG GTACACCTTCGGTTCGGCGCTGTTCGTGGGCTGGGTGGCTGGAGGCCTCGCTCTGATCGGGGGCGTGATGATGTGCATTGCCTGCCGAGGCCTGGTGCCAGAAGAAAGCAA ctACAAAACCGTGTCCTATCATGCTTCAGGCCACAATATGGCCTACAAGCCCGGAGGATTCAAGGCCAGCACTGGCATTGGAGCCAATCCCAAAAACAAGATATTCAATGGGGCCGCCCGCCCAGAGGATGAGATGCAGTCTCACCCTTCCAAGTACGACTACGTGTAG
- the CLDN18 gene encoding claudin-18 isoform X2 yields MAVTACQGLGFVVSLIGIAGTIAATCMDQWSTQDLYNNPVTAVFNYQGLWRSCVRESSGFTECRGYFTLLGLPAMLQAVRALMIVGIVVGVIGLLVSIFALKCIRIGSMEDSAKANMTLTSGIMFIISGLCAIAGVSVFANMLVTNFWMSTAGMYTAMGGMVQTVQTRYTFGSALFVGWVAGGLALIGGVMMCIACRGLVPEESNYKTVSYHASGHNMAYKPGGFKASTGIGANPKNKIFNGAARPEDEMQSHPSKYDYV; encoded by the exons ATGGCCGTGACCGCCTGCCAGGGCCTGGGCTTCGTGGTGTCGCTCATTGGGATCGCGGGCACCATTGCCGCCACCTGCATGGACCAGTGGAGCACGCAGGACCTCTACAACAACCCGGTCACCGCCGTGTTCAACTACCAGGGCCTGTGGCGCTCCTGCGTCCGGGAGAGCTCGGGCTTCACCGAGTGCCGTGGCTACTTCACCCTGCTGGGGCTGCCAG CCATGCTGCAGGCGGTACGAGCCCTGATGATAGTGGGCATCGTCGTGGGTGTCATCGGCCTCCTGGTGTCCATTTTTGCCCTCAAGTGTATCCGCATTGGCAGCATGGAGGACTCCGCCAAAGCCAACATGACGCTGACCTCCGGAATCATGTTCATCATCTCAG GTCTTTGTGCAATTGCTGGAGTGTCTGTGTTTGCCAACATGCTGGTTACTAACTTCTGGATGTCCACAGCGGGCATGTACACTGCCATGGGTGGAATGGTGCAGACTGTGCAGACCAG GTACACCTTCGGTTCGGCGCTGTTCGTGGGCTGGGTGGCTGGAGGCCTCGCTCTGATCGGGGGCGTGATGATGTGCATTGCCTGCCGAGGCCTGGTGCCAGAAGAAAGCAA ctACAAAACCGTGTCCTATCATGCTTCAGGCCACAATATGGCCTACAAGCCCGGAGGATTCAAGGCCAGCACTGGCATTGGAGCCAATCCCAAAAACAAGATATTCAATGGGGCCGCCCGCCCAGAGGATGAGATGCAGTCTCACCCTTCCAAGTACGACTACGTGTAG